From the genome of Lasioglossum baleicum chromosome 13, iyLasBale1, whole genome shotgun sequence, one region includes:
- the Med16 gene encoding mediator complex subunit 16 isoform X2 yields the protein MDLQYIINRKVTSKPFINQESLYEGQSLCSLSSRNIAAFTTTTELDDNSGKTWGSHVYVCDLNMPWHTHKLLSNKNTITALEWDLSGDKLVVADATGNVQLWMFKDHVLNDWVLIGSTCFVGEHILGAAWFHNGKKTGLVTEKKDSIHYSEKFNHLPFAPSVRQFGGRAAEGVLVVSTTGMVGALMITKDFQNPICFSTESLGSMRHRITAVDLCYGKNGHILVAVSSGNICLPIRCYRVLVRKNDDKCSITSQALPSFFLQDGAPKDNTYTSVTHLKFVVREDADSLVVAVNSDSGGIVEVWELREKSQPVHKLFQPKTLEPFKTVVVWQHQSQYRCQSPITAIATTKLSIVTTLPPPSYVVVALADSSVHCLSRDCLKEISLSSLNMAWRPDEPNNKYFKNTISIASIDLSWLGCVLLACDTRGNLYLYKLLPDGGSSITLTYACTLLEYCLVTGLDWLDILLCLRSSMIEPLCERLDVSFNRQLQPIQQYHYIQFLCIKTSLYRMLVSGQSKAADLSSLLMIHSVATAFKSLLRPSDLIPHDKGPAESLAAVINDAITDVDKVLLHLDPKEFTVEPSTLQSLQQLIQWVADLALNLLARLPEQRLQMKSGGYELLKDHKALNTLRELLVIIRIWGLLRPSCLPVFLRSADNLDVLALLFRLLSKLVQPNGDTQSQQVDDGLIDDCCLLPNQIMIPQLHQGNSITAIATPILFYQNFPLQLEYGVESEQLLFVPELNSVEGCMHSGQIVDGIRHLYLGKQPLLVKQCTRCGGKAQVQNMTRTAAIRAWDQRWARACRCGGIWRIHKTCP from the exons ATGGATTTACAATACATTATAAATAGAAAAGTGACATCGAAACCTTTTATAAACCAAGAAAG CCTGTATGAAGGACAATCCTTATGCTCGTTATCTAGTCGAAATATAGCAGCGTTTACTACAACCACCGAATTAGACGATAATAGCGGAAAAACATGGGGATCACATGTTTATGTTTGCGATTTAAATATGCCTTGGCATACTCACAA GCTATTATCAAACAAGAATACTATTACTGCATTAGAATGGGATTTATCAGGTGATAAACTAGTTGTTGCCGATGCTACTGGGAACGTACAACTGTGGATGTTCAAGGATCATGTCCTCAATGATTGGGTATTAATCGGTTCCACGTGTTTTGTTGGAGAACATATATTAGGTGCAGCTTGGTTTCATAATGGGAAAAAG acAGGACTTGTCACTGAGAAAAAAGATAGTATTCACTACAGTGagaaatttaatcatttacccTTTGCTCCTTCTGTCAGACAATTTGGTGGTAGAGCAGCAGAAGGAGTATTAGTCGTATCGACAACAGGCATGGTCGGTGCACTGATGATTacaaaagattttcaaaatccTATCTGTTTCTCAACAGAAAGCTTAGGCAGTATGCGGCATAGGATAACCGCGGTTGACTTGTGTTATGGCAAAA ATGGCCATATTTTGGTAGCTGTAAGCAGTGGGAATATCTGTTTGCCAATTAGATGTTACAGGGTATTAGTTCGCAAAAATGATGACAAGTGCTCTATTACATCGCAAGCACTGCCAAGTTTTTTTTTGCAGGACGGAGCACCCAAAGACAATACAT ACACAAGTGTGACCCACTTGAAGTTTGTAGTTCGGGAAGATGCAGACTCCTTAGTTGTTGCTGTTAACAGTGATAGCGGAGGTATTGTAGAAGTATGGGAGTTGCGAGAAAAGTCGCAACCAGTTCATAAGTTATTTCAGCCTAAAACATTAGAACCATTTAAAACTGTTGTG GTATGGCAACATCAATCACAATATCGTTGCCAATCTCCAATAACAGCAATAGCGACTACGAAGTTATCAATAGTTACCACGTTGCCACCTCCGAGTTACGTTGTAGTAGCTTTGGCGGATTCATCGGTGCATTGTTTGAGCCGTGATTGTCTGAAAGAAATTTCTCTGTCATCTTTGAACATGGCTTGGCGGCCCGATGaaccaaataataaatattttaaaaatactatcTCTATAGCGAGCATAGATTTATCATGGCTGGGTTGCGTTCTCTTGGCTTGTGATACAcgaggaaatttatatttatacaaactcCTCCCTGATGGAG GGTCATCGATAACATTAACATACGCTTGTACACTCTTAGAATACTGTCTTGTAACTGGACTAGACTGGTTAGATATATTATTGTGTTTAAGATCATCGATGATCGAACCGTTATGCGAAAGGTTGGATGTTTCTTTCAATAGACAGTTACAGCCTATACAGCAGTAtcattacatacaattccttTGTATCAAGACGTCGTTATATAG GATGTTAGTATCCGGACAAAGCAAAGCAGCAGACTTATCGTCGTTGCTTATGATTCATTCGGTAGCAACAGCTTTTAAATCGTTGCTACGACCGTCTGATTTGATTCCTCATGATAAGGGACCAGCGGAGAGTTTAGCAGCAGTCATTAACGATGCAATTACGGATGTAGATAAG GTACTTTTGCACCTTGATCCCAAGGAATTTACCGTAGAGCCTAGTACGCTTCAATCGTTGCAACAATTAATTCAATGGGTAGCAGATCTGGCTTTGAATCTCTTAGCTCGCCTTCCGGAGCAACGGTTACAAATGAAATCCGGTGGT TACGAGCTTCTGAAGGACCATAAAGCGTTAAATACATTGAGGGAGCTACTAGTGATTATACGTATATGGGGTTTATTGCGTCCTTCGTGTCTGCCAGTATTTCTTCGCAGCGCCGATAATCTCGACGTGTTGGCATTGTTGTTCCGTTTATTGTCAAAGTTGGTGCAACCGAACGGAGATACTCAATCCCAACAAGTAGATGATGGATTAATAG ATGACTGTTGTCTGCTACCGAATCAGATCATGATACCCCAGTTACATCAGGGTAATAGCATAACAGCTATAGCTACCCCTATTctgttttatcaaaattttcccttacag TTGGAGTATGGTGTGGAATCTGAACAGTTATTATTTGTACCTGAGCTTAATTCAGTTGAAGGCTGTATGCATAGTGGACAAATTGTAGACGGTATTAGACATTTATATCTTGGGAAGCAACCACTTCTTGTTAAACAATGTACAAG aTGTGGTGGGAAAGCTCAAGTTCAAAATATGACGAGAACAGCTGCAATTAGAGCGTGGGATCAAAGATGGGCCAGAGCTTGTCGTTGTGGTGGCATTTGGCGAATTCATAAAACCTGTCCATAA
- the LOC143214745 gene encoding uncharacterized protein LOC143214745, which produces MSKALSVKHKNSLVLTEQKLLQEKSGKRRCCQYAEPYKLTVFCIVMLCVFVLYWFILGPLLIHAIHNDNKKDKYSKFLFIAYWIAAFFIWVFITLCITIVWKCIEAKQDEKVKLQTYGTSNAMTLGPMTSEKGGPTHNVKFVETKEDKTTGATISDKEKMKNAPDETDKTNSLEMRRNRSGKHKDLPPLVIHRRNSGNNIENTGDVNLKSDSDENGEDSDALKSGNIIPKIQRQSMQDYLKLVTVTPDDGTDTPKSPKGPLSPRELFFIDLIKAAEQADQNKENDSAKVPDQKHFFPNDFSPNEKGVATDAPNEKKSTKNPSPNSDPEPTYFIANVESPKSEKTEVYIDVNPENTKEIVAPHSINLIIKDKDSVITIEEETKDNESEKPKEKVVIFEV; this is translated from the coding sequence ATGAGTAAAGCTCTTTCTGTGAAACACAAGAACTCGTTGGTTTTAACAGAGCAGAAGTTACTTCAAGAGAAAAGTGGGAAAAGACGTTGTTGTCAATATGCAGAACCGTATAAACTAACTGTATTTTGCATAGTAATGCTATGCGTGTTTGTACTTTATTGGTTTATACTGGGTCcacttttaattcatgcaattCACAATGACAACAAAAAGGACAAgtactcgaaatttttattcattgccTATTGGATCGCAGCATTTTTCATTTGGGTCTTTATTACACTGTGCATAACTATAGTGTGGAAATGCATTGAAGCTAAGCAAGATGAGAAAGTTAAATTGCAAACATATGGCACAAGCAATGCAATGACACTGGGGCCAATGACCAGTGAAAAAGGCGGTCCTACGCATAATGTAAAGTTTGTAGAAACAAAAGAGGACAAGACTACAGGTGCAACGATTTCTGAtaaggaaaaaatgaaaaatgcacCCGATGAGACAGATAAAACCAATTCTCTTGAAATGCGACGGAATAGGAGTGGGAAGCACAAAGATCTTCCACCTCTTGTGATACATCGTCGTAATTCGGGCAATAATATTGAAAACACCGGCGATGTAAATCTGAAAAGTGATTCTGATGAAAATGGAGAAGACAGTGATGCATTGAAATCGGGAAACATCATCCCTAAGATTCAGAGGCAATCGATGCAAGATTATTTGAAATTGGTGACGGTTACACCGGATGACGGCACGGATACTCCAAAATCTCCAAAAGGACCACTGTCACCAAgagaattattttttattgatcTCATCAAGGCAGCCGAGCAAGCTGatcaaaataaagaaaatgacAGTGCGAAAGTACCagatcaaaaacatttttttccaaatGATTTCTCACCGAACGAAAAGGGCGTTGCCACTGATGCACCAAATGAGAAAAAATCGACGAAAAATCCGTCACCGAACAGCGATCCCGAGCCAACTTATTTTATCGCAAATGTAGAAAGTCCAAAAAGCGAGAAAACGGAAGTATACATAGATGTTAATCCAGAAAATACAAAAGAAATCGTTGCACCTCATTCGATCAATTTAATAATCAAAGACAAAGACTCGGTGATCACGATAGAAGAAGAGACAAAAGATAATGAAAGTGAAAAGCCTAAAGAAAAAGTTGTTATATTTGAAGTGTAA
- the Txl gene encoding thioredoxin-like: protein MGAVRVINNDGQFYGEMMRAGTKLVVVDFTATWCGPCQRIAPVFEQLSVKYPNAVFLKVDVDNCTEVAVVQGVSAMPTFIFYRNQTKLGLCQGADAVELESKIQQFYGGGEAEETESPVSGHMDLATFITKKECECLNESDDHNFVQCLTSEDGYLESDCDEQLILSIAFSQAVKIHSLKIKAPKDKGPKNIKLFINQPRTIDFDVAECNTSIQDLTLTPNVLEDGTPVGLRFVKFQNVQNLQIFVKDNQSGSETTRIDHLAVIGSPISTTNMGDFKRVIGKKGESH from the exons ATGGGTGCAGTACGCGTGATCAACAACGACGGCCAGTTTTATGGCGAAATGATGCGAGCGGGTACGAAATTGGTTGTAGTTGATTTCACAGCAACATG GTGTGGTCCTTGCCAGAGAATTGCACCAGTATTTGAACAATTATCAGTTAAATACCCAAACGCAGTATTTCTTAAAGTTGATGTAGATAATTGCACCGAAGTTGCTGTCGTACAAGGTGTCAGTGCGATGCCTACGTTCATATTCTATCGTAATCAAACGAAATTGGGCTTGTGTCAAGGAGCCGATGCAGTCGAATTAGAAtcaaaaattcaacaattttatgGTGGTGGAGAGGCAGAAGAAACTGAAAGTCCAGTGTCTGGACAT ATGGACCTAGCTACATTTATTACCAAGAAAGAATGCGAGTGTTTAAATGAGTCTGATGATCATAATTTTGTACAATGTTTGACTTCGGAAGACGGATACCTTGAGAGCGACTGCGACGAGCAATTGATATTGTCTATTGCATTTTCACAAGCAGTCAAGATTCATTCTTTGAAGATCAAAGCTCCTAAGGATAAGGgaccaaaaaatattaaattatttattaaccaGCCtagaacaattgatttcgacGTGGCGGAGTGCAATACAAGCATCCAGGATTTGAC TTTAACACCGAACGTTCTCGAAGATGGCACTCCAGTCGGTTTGCGTTTTGTCAAGTTCCAGAACGTACAAAATCTCCAGATCTTTGTAAAAGATAATCAAAGTGGTAGTGAAACAACGAGGATCGATCATTTGGCTGTTATAGGTTCGCCAATCTCTACTACGAACATGGGCGACTTTAAGAGAGTAATTGGTAAAAAAGGAGAGAGTCACTAA
- the Med16 gene encoding mediator complex subunit 16 isoform X1 — protein sequence MDLQYIINRKVTSKPFINQESTLIFSLYEGQSLCSLSSRNIAAFTTTTELDDNSGKTWGSHVYVCDLNMPWHTHKLLSNKNTITALEWDLSGDKLVVADATGNVQLWMFKDHVLNDWVLIGSTCFVGEHILGAAWFHNGKKTGLVTEKKDSIHYSEKFNHLPFAPSVRQFGGRAAEGVLVVSTTGMVGALMITKDFQNPICFSTESLGSMRHRITAVDLCYGKNGHILVAVSSGNICLPIRCYRVLVRKNDDKCSITSQALPSFFLQDGAPKDNTYTSVTHLKFVVREDADSLVVAVNSDSGGIVEVWELREKSQPVHKLFQPKTLEPFKTVVVWQHQSQYRCQSPITAIATTKLSIVTTLPPPSYVVVALADSSVHCLSRDCLKEISLSSLNMAWRPDEPNNKYFKNTISIASIDLSWLGCVLLACDTRGNLYLYKLLPDGGSSITLTYACTLLEYCLVTGLDWLDILLCLRSSMIEPLCERLDVSFNRQLQPIQQYHYIQFLCIKTSLYRMLVSGQSKAADLSSLLMIHSVATAFKSLLRPSDLIPHDKGPAESLAAVINDAITDVDKVLLHLDPKEFTVEPSTLQSLQQLIQWVADLALNLLARLPEQRLQMKSGGYELLKDHKALNTLRELLVIIRIWGLLRPSCLPVFLRSADNLDVLALLFRLLSKLVQPNGDTQSQQVDDGLIDDCCLLPNQIMIPQLHQGNSITAIATPILFYQNFPLQLEYGVESEQLLFVPELNSVEGCMHSGQIVDGIRHLYLGKQPLLVKQCTRCGGKAQVQNMTRTAAIRAWDQRWARACRCGGIWRIHKTCP from the exons ATGGATTTACAATACATTATAAATAGAAAAGTGACATCGAAACCTTTTATAAACCAAGAAAG TACTCTAATTTTTAGCCTGTATGAAGGACAATCCTTATGCTCGTTATCTAGTCGAAATATAGCAGCGTTTACTACAACCACCGAATTAGACGATAATAGCGGAAAAACATGGGGATCACATGTTTATGTTTGCGATTTAAATATGCCTTGGCATACTCACAA GCTATTATCAAACAAGAATACTATTACTGCATTAGAATGGGATTTATCAGGTGATAAACTAGTTGTTGCCGATGCTACTGGGAACGTACAACTGTGGATGTTCAAGGATCATGTCCTCAATGATTGGGTATTAATCGGTTCCACGTGTTTTGTTGGAGAACATATATTAGGTGCAGCTTGGTTTCATAATGGGAAAAAG acAGGACTTGTCACTGAGAAAAAAGATAGTATTCACTACAGTGagaaatttaatcatttacccTTTGCTCCTTCTGTCAGACAATTTGGTGGTAGAGCAGCAGAAGGAGTATTAGTCGTATCGACAACAGGCATGGTCGGTGCACTGATGATTacaaaagattttcaaaatccTATCTGTTTCTCAACAGAAAGCTTAGGCAGTATGCGGCATAGGATAACCGCGGTTGACTTGTGTTATGGCAAAA ATGGCCATATTTTGGTAGCTGTAAGCAGTGGGAATATCTGTTTGCCAATTAGATGTTACAGGGTATTAGTTCGCAAAAATGATGACAAGTGCTCTATTACATCGCAAGCACTGCCAAGTTTTTTTTTGCAGGACGGAGCACCCAAAGACAATACAT ACACAAGTGTGACCCACTTGAAGTTTGTAGTTCGGGAAGATGCAGACTCCTTAGTTGTTGCTGTTAACAGTGATAGCGGAGGTATTGTAGAAGTATGGGAGTTGCGAGAAAAGTCGCAACCAGTTCATAAGTTATTTCAGCCTAAAACATTAGAACCATTTAAAACTGTTGTG GTATGGCAACATCAATCACAATATCGTTGCCAATCTCCAATAACAGCAATAGCGACTACGAAGTTATCAATAGTTACCACGTTGCCACCTCCGAGTTACGTTGTAGTAGCTTTGGCGGATTCATCGGTGCATTGTTTGAGCCGTGATTGTCTGAAAGAAATTTCTCTGTCATCTTTGAACATGGCTTGGCGGCCCGATGaaccaaataataaatattttaaaaatactatcTCTATAGCGAGCATAGATTTATCATGGCTGGGTTGCGTTCTCTTGGCTTGTGATACAcgaggaaatttatatttatacaaactcCTCCCTGATGGAG GGTCATCGATAACATTAACATACGCTTGTACACTCTTAGAATACTGTCTTGTAACTGGACTAGACTGGTTAGATATATTATTGTGTTTAAGATCATCGATGATCGAACCGTTATGCGAAAGGTTGGATGTTTCTTTCAATAGACAGTTACAGCCTATACAGCAGTAtcattacatacaattccttTGTATCAAGACGTCGTTATATAG GATGTTAGTATCCGGACAAAGCAAAGCAGCAGACTTATCGTCGTTGCTTATGATTCATTCGGTAGCAACAGCTTTTAAATCGTTGCTACGACCGTCTGATTTGATTCCTCATGATAAGGGACCAGCGGAGAGTTTAGCAGCAGTCATTAACGATGCAATTACGGATGTAGATAAG GTACTTTTGCACCTTGATCCCAAGGAATTTACCGTAGAGCCTAGTACGCTTCAATCGTTGCAACAATTAATTCAATGGGTAGCAGATCTGGCTTTGAATCTCTTAGCTCGCCTTCCGGAGCAACGGTTACAAATGAAATCCGGTGGT TACGAGCTTCTGAAGGACCATAAAGCGTTAAATACATTGAGGGAGCTACTAGTGATTATACGTATATGGGGTTTATTGCGTCCTTCGTGTCTGCCAGTATTTCTTCGCAGCGCCGATAATCTCGACGTGTTGGCATTGTTGTTCCGTTTATTGTCAAAGTTGGTGCAACCGAACGGAGATACTCAATCCCAACAAGTAGATGATGGATTAATAG ATGACTGTTGTCTGCTACCGAATCAGATCATGATACCCCAGTTACATCAGGGTAATAGCATAACAGCTATAGCTACCCCTATTctgttttatcaaaattttcccttacag TTGGAGTATGGTGTGGAATCTGAACAGTTATTATTTGTACCTGAGCTTAATTCAGTTGAAGGCTGTATGCATAGTGGACAAATTGTAGACGGTATTAGACATTTATATCTTGGGAAGCAACCACTTCTTGTTAAACAATGTACAAG aTGTGGTGGGAAAGCTCAAGTTCAAAATATGACGAGAACAGCTGCAATTAGAGCGTGGGATCAAAGATGGGCCAGAGCTTGTCGTTGTGGTGGCATTTGGCGAATTCATAAAACCTGTCCATAA